AGCCATTGAATTGTCACAGCACTgacagaggccattgggcccctcTTGTGCAGGCATGTGAGACCTACTCCCCTGCCTCACCCctttggcaatgccagcatttcatagaatagaatcatagaatcctacagtgcagaaggaggccattcggcccatcgagtctgcaccgaccacaatcccacccagcccctatccctgtaactccacacacttaccctgctagtccccctgacactagagtcaatttagcatggccaatcaacctaatccgcacatctttggagagtgggaggaaaccggagcacccggaggaaacccacgcagacatggggagaacgtgcaaactccacacagacagtgacccgaggcctgaattgaactcgagtccctggtgctgcgaggcagcagtgctaaccattgtgtcaccatgtgtttattgcccattcttaattgcccttgaactgagtggcttgctcggccatttcagggggcaggtggatcgggagtcacatgtaggccagactgggtaaggacagcagatttccttccctaaaagacattagtgaccattttgaaagccatgattgaatctgcctccatcacactctcaagcagcgcattccagatcctcaccgctcgctgtgtgaagtAGATTTTCCTCGTGTCGCCATTGACACTTGCGTTGGTGTTGCCCCTGTCTTGACCgtcctgccaatgggaacagtttctctctatctgcaCCGTCCAGACCCACCATGGGGTTTTGGACACCTCTGTCAaagctcctctcaaccttctcttccccaaggagaacagtcccagctgctccacataactgaaacccCTCAGCTCCTGGAACTattcctgcaaatcttttcctgcgccctccctcatcccctcttttccttcctaaagtgcggagTCCAGAATTCTTCACTGACAAAATGAGTGCTTTAGAAAGGTTCATCATTGCTTCCTTGCTTCTGTTCTAGCTGTTTCTGTTTCCGAAAGTCCTGAATCCTGCGTGCCTTTATACCCACCTTCCTCAAACCACCCTGACCTCCGAACTCTTCTCCAGCGACCCCTGATAGGCTGTGACTCCAAACATGTCACCCAAATGGCCATTCTTCATATGCAAGCCTGGACATAGGCTATTCAACTGTGGAAGAATCAGAAGGGCCAATTctattcccctcccctccctaccccactctcTTGGCCTCCATCCGAGGGAGGGAGGTCCCAACGTTTGGCGTTTGAGGTGGTTGATTTTCTGCTGAGACACATCTGTAGCTCTGCTTCATAATTGCTAACTACATAACTTTGACCTGTAACCCCCCCCGTACTTTGAAGCGAAAAGAATAATTTAGCTGGATGATTTATCCCAGATAATTTTATTAATCTGAGACTGACGGTTACGAATCCTCTCTgtgacaggttgggccaaagccACGGCAGCGCTGCTGATTATCGGTTGTATCCTGTTGATCATTTGCTTCATTCTGTCCTTCCTGGCACTCTGCAAAGAGCAAGTGGGCCTCCTGCGCGTGATTGGAGTCATCCTCTTCGTAGCTGGTAAGAGTTTATTATAATGCCTGTTATGGTAagtgtctgtctccctccccctccccctccccctcctccctctctctttctccacccaccctctctctcccccttccctaccgtcctccctccccctcccctcccctcccctctccctctctctccccctccccctcccccactccccccctcccctctccccctcccctctcccctctcccccctcccccctctcccccctcccccctcccccctcccccctctccccctcttcccctcttcccctcttcccctcttcccctctccccttttcccctctccccttttcccctctccccttttcccctctccccttttcccctctccccttttcccctctccccttttcccctctccccttttcccctctccccttttcccctctccccttttcccctctccccttttcccctctccccttttcccctctccccttttcccctctccccttttcccctctccccttttcccctctccccttttcccctctccccttttcccctctccccctctccccctctccccctcaccccctctccccctctccccctctccccctcaccctccccacctcaccctcccccttgtcctcaccctCCTTCTCATCCaacttccctcctctccctccttccattcctccctcccttcctccctccctaacttcctccctcccctctctctctctcccccctccctctctctgtccctcccttccctctctctctctctctccctccttccctccctccctccctccctcatccctccctcctgccttctccccctccctctctcccacctgccctccctccctcccccaatgcTATTTTTCCAACCCTTCTTCTTCGGGGAACTCTCAGGGGAAgcaaggagcaggggtaggccgtACGGTGCCTTGAACCTTCCAAGCTTTTCAATATCTGATCTTCCACCATGACTGCACTTTACCTTGCctcctccaaatccctctgcagccCCTCTTGAGGTAGAAAATCCCATAATCCTGAGTGAGGACATTTCTCACCTTGGACCTAAAAGagatgtgagaggaaatcggagcacccggaggaaacccacgcagacacggggagaacatgcagactccgcacagacagtaacccaagccgggaattgaacgcgggtccctggtgctgtgaggcagcagtgctaaccactgtgccgccaagctACCCGATAGGCTGGTACCACTCTCACCACCCGCAGTGTGTTTTGTGGTGGCGCAGTggagcctgccattggctggcggcTGGATCTTCTGCTCCCTCCACTGTCAATGGGGCACCCCAATGGGTGGAGAGTTGCCATCGGCAGAACCGCAAGATCCTGTggcccagtggtcagcactgctgcctcacagcgctagggacccggttcgattcccggcttgggtcactgtctgtgtggagtttgcatgttctccccgtgtctgcatgggcttcctccgggtgctctgatttcctcccacagtctgaaagatgtgctggttaggtgcattggccgtgttaaattctccctcagtgtacccgaacaggcaccggagtgtggcgactaggggaatttcacagtaacttcattgcagtgttaatgtaagcctacttgtaacatgaatgaaataaacttaaactttacttttttgctGGCGTGATCGGCCGGATAATCCCACCCATTGTATCTGTTGTACTGCACATTTATGGGgttgcgatggcctagtggtattatcactagagtattaatccagaaacttggctcatgttctggggacccgggttcaaatcccgccacggcagttggtggaattggaatgcaataaaaaaaatctggaattaagaatgtactgatgaccatgaaaccattgtcgattgtcagaaaaacccatctggttcactaatgtcctttagggaaggaaatctgccgtccttacccggtctggcctacatgtgactccagagccacagcaatgtggttgactctcaactgccctccaagggtaactagggatgggcaataaatgctgggcagccagcgacgcccatgtcccacgaatgaataaaaaaagagcaTTGCAGAAAAATCAGGTTCAATTGAGATCAATTTAAACCATTCACCGCGACCGAGTGAATTTGTGGCCGCATTCTTGCCTTGTATCGGgagatgctggccagctagcgatgcccatgtcccacgaattaataaaaaatacccaatcaacctaacctgcacatctttggagtgcgggaggaaaccggagcacccggaggaaacccacacagacacggggagaatgtgcaaactctgcttagacagtgacccaagccgggaatcaaacccatgtccctggagctctgaggcagcagtgttaaccattgtgccaccgtgccacccctctccCTTTCTGATAGACACATTATACAACATATCATTGAGTTGGTCACTAATCATAGGAAACTATCTATCAATTGGCCCCCAACCGACCCAGGATCATTCCAGTGATGAAGCGCTTTagttcccactgctgtcaacgGGATTTCCCATTGGTCACACCCTCCGCCATCGGACAGCCCATGGTGGGGAGTCACTGTTGGTGGGACCAGGAGATCCCAGTGGcaggaacggccagaaaattccacccatattgtctcctccctctgctccgacaacaatcccacccaggccccaagtatttaccctgctagcccccctgacactaaggggcaattttagcacggccaatcaaccgaacccgcacatctttggactgtgggaggaaaccggagcacccggaggaaacccacgcagacacggggggaacgtgcagactccacacagagagcgacccaaagccgggaatcgaaccagcgtccctggtgcggtgaggcagcagtgccaaccactgtgccaccgcgccgccacaTGTTTTTAATTGCACGATGGAGAAAGCTTTCAGAATGCCAAAGCTTCCTCCAATGAAGTCCATCCGCGTTCTTGCTTGCAAGTGAttacccctcctcctcctccacataTTGACATGACCATTCTTCTTCTTCCTCTCCGCAGTCCTGTTCCAGGTCATCGCACTCATAATTTACCCGGTCAAGTTCACCGAGATCCTGATCCAAAATGGCGACTACGAGTACAGCTGGAGCTACGGCTTCGGGTGGGGAGCCACCATCCTGATGATCGGCTGTGGCGTTTTCTTCTGTTGCCTCCCCAAGTATGAGGACGAACTCTACGGCCAGGCCAAGCCCATCTACATTTACGGATGAGCCTCCAGCCGGGAAGATCGATTTGACTTTGGTGCCCTGCACATGTGTGTACATTTGACCGTTTTCAATATGCAAGAAGGAGAATACAATCCTTATTTTTGAGCACATGCACATTTTATTAAGCGCACATGCTGGATCTGACAAAAGCTCGCGTTTTTATGTTTAAGTAGTTTTGGAAAGGCTTTAAGCCTTTAACTAGTCTTGGTGGGTGTCGGGGAGAAAGAGGTAAGattggcgggggagggtggggggccggcggggggggggagcgagaaaGATGAGGTGGGGGCCACCTCTTAGACTCGAGGCCCTCATCGAATGCAATTTATAGCCAGTGTCTCGATCTAAAGGTTGACGTTACAACTCTTTCCCCTCCCTCGCTGGCATCAACTCCTTTTAATAATTTAAATTATGGTCTGGATGAGGTCAAAACAGGTTCTGGCAATTGCAGGTGGCTTGAGAGATTGGAAGAATGTAGATTGTTGGGGTTTAATGCCGTGTCTGAAGGACAGAATGAGAAAAGACAGGAATGGTTTCAGTTGGAAAAGTACAGCGATATTTTTACGCAAGGACCATATATAGGAAGATGTGACTGGCCAATTCTATTCCTTTTTTATACTTTTTAATCTTTGACCAAAAACATCTATTCCTCTTTCAGTTTGGAAGAAAATGCTTCTTTCGTTGAAGTGACATTGTGCAAAAAATAAAATGGGAACTTTCAATTTAACCGTTGTATTAAAGAGTGCACAGTCTACTCATCTGTCTCTCAATTATTTCTACTCAAACGCGATGCTGGGGTTGTTGTCCTCAGGAAGGTCGGAACAGAAGAAATAAGAGGGGTcgttcatttaaagtttatttattagtgtcacaagtaaggcttacattaacgctgcaatgaagttactgtgaaattcccctcgtcgccacgctccagtgcccgttcgggtcaattcacccacgtctttaaactgtgggaggaaaccggagcacccggaggaaacccacgcagacacggggagaacgtgcaaactccacacagtcagtgacccaagctgggaatcgaacccgggtccctggcgctgtgaggccataagacataggagcaggaataggccactcggcccatcaagtctgctccgccattcaatcatggctgatatttttctcatccccattctcctgcctgttcccaataaccctgatccccttagtaatcaggaacctatctatctctgtcttaaagacactcaatgacataagaccataagacataggagtagaattaggccactcggtccatcgagtctgctccgagcTAACCATTGCCATCGTGCCTTATGACAGCGATgagaaattctttctctcagagatctgagagtctctggaattctcttcctcaagactgcttcaccattcaactaGACCATGGTAATTGTCTACCTCACGCCATTTTTCCACACCATCCCAGTATCCCTCGCtttctttaatatctagaaatctaccCGTccctgtcttgaacatactcaatggctGAACCTCTACCTCTCTAtgagggaaagaattccaaagattcatcaccctctgaagaacttcctcctcgcCTCTGTCCAACCCTTTGTGCTGAGATggtgggagggattttctggctgcactcgcccaagactggaaattcccacccgaggtcaacggacctttgcattggTCCGCcacattttctgtcccacccactacaattgggtgggcaggacaggaaagttccgccctgtgtcccctggttctatatcaatcccctcccccacccccgccatccgGGGGGAACCATCCTTCCCGCATCCACCCCGTTGAAGAATTTTGTGTGTTCCAATGCAACagagcatgggggggggggtaaggggggaaatTTAAAGGGGAGTTGCTCAAAATTCTGAGGGGCTTTGATAGACTTAGATAGAGAGAATCCATCCTCGTTCATGGCTGGGATCTTCTGGTGCTGCCGACAGTAAATGAGGTTTTGGCTGGAACGctaaattttccgttctcgctcCCGCCACGgttgagactggagaatcccgccccgtcTCCATTGGCAGGTGAGTGGATAACCAATGGGATTTAAGTTTCACTTGTGATTTGCTTTTTATTTTaggcagtgtccctttaagggacTGTCCCTTTAAATTGCCCTGCCAgattatttgatttagtttaattgttttattAACAGAAGAGTTGGAACGGGATATCACCGCTCTAATGGCCGTTTCCACCAGCCGCCTCAGAGTCACAActgccctgggttcaaatcttgtCCTAGGGAATTTGAGCACAGGGGTTAGGCtgaagaccccccctcccccccggggggtactgagggagtgctgcattgcccaATGTGCCAAATTCCAGCTGAGACATTAAAGCCGAGATCCCACGTGGATAtggagtctgtctgtgtggagtttgcacattctcctcgtctctgcgtgggtttcctccgggtgctccggtttcctcccacagtccaaagatgtgcgggttaggttgattggccatgctaaaaattgcccttagtgtcctgggatgtgtaggttagagggattagtgggtaaatatataggcatatgggggtagggcctgagtgggattgtggtcggtgcagacccgatgggccgaatggcctctttctgtattgcagggtttctatgatttctatggaaggTCACAGTGCGTTAAGCAGCAGAGCAGGGGAGCTCTTGCCAATGTCCAGGCCACCATCACTACTACGGATTGTGGCATTGCTGTttgatgggatcttgctgtgcacaaaccggCTGCACGCTTCCTATATTTACAGCTGGAATCCAAAAGCGCCTCACTGGCTGTGAAGAGTTTTGGGGTgtgctgagattgtgaaaggcactacataaatgcagggTTGTTCTTCAATGGAATTGTTGTTAGCACAGCCAGCGATTggaaggccggcagtgtggggccactgcgcatgcgccgatctcggcacagCCTCCTGACTCTGTGACCACAATTATACCAGCAGGGCCAAGCTAACGTTTAAATAACATAGAACCCAGCAAATCTCCTCCAGCCTTGTACTCGATTCCCTTCACATAATGGCAGGAATTCTCCCAAAATTGTCGGATTCACCTAAAAAccagagtaaatcccgctggttatTTTCAGCAGGAGTCTCAGAATGAGTGGCGTTTGAGCTTTGCGAGCTCTGCAGTTTTCTGTCGAATAAATATGTCTGCCTTTTCCTTCGGCTCCCACAGAGGATGAGCTGCTACAGGCAGAGGTGACTCATTCTGGGTGTGACTCACCCTGGGCTATGAAATGTGCTACTTCAGACTTCTTGACACTGGGAAACTATATCCCTCCCACCATACTGAACAATTACTGTCGCAGaatgtcccctccctccccattaacCCTCTCAAACGCCAGGCACAGTCCCTTTGCTTGTATCTCTGACAACTAaagatggagcagttgaaccaggagcgctcctcgtcacaatggatgtctcggcactctacaccagcatcccccatgatgatggcattgctgcaacggcctcagtgctcagcgccaacaactgccagtttccagatgcaattttacatctcatccgcttcatcctggaccacaatatcttcaccttcaacaaccagttcttcatccagacacacggaacagccatggggaccaaatttgcacctcaatatgccaacatcttcatgcacaggttcgaacaagacttcttcaccgcacgggaccttcaaccggtgctatacactagatacatcgatgacattttcttcctttggactcatggtgaacaatcactgaaacaactctatgatgacatcaacaagttccatcccaccatcaggctcaccatagactactctccggaatcggttgcattcttggacacgcgcatctccattaaggacggtcacctcagcacctcactgtaccgcaagcccacggataacctcacgatgctccacttctccagcttccaccctaaacacgttaaagaagccatcccctacggacaagccctccgtatacacaggatctgctcggatgaggaggatcgcaacagacacctccagacgctgaaagatgccctcataagaacaggatatggcgctagactcattgatcaacagttccaacgcgccacagcgaaaaaccgcaccgacctcctcagaagacaaacacgggacacagtggacagagtacccttcgttgtccagtacttccccggagcggagaagctacggcatctcctccggagccttcaacatgtcattgatgaagacgaacatctcgccaaggccatccccacacccccacttcttgccttcaaacaaccgcacaacctcaaacagaccattgtccgcagcaaactacccagccttcaggagaacagtgaccaagacaccacacaaccctgccacagcaacctctgcaagacgtgccggatcatcgacacagatgccatcatctcacgtgagaacaccatccaccaggtacacggtacatactcttgcaactcggccaacgttgtctacctgatacgctgcaagaaaggatgtcccgaggcatggtacattggggaaactatgcagacgctgcgacaacggatgaatgaacaccgctcgacaatcaccaggcaagactgttctcttcctgttggggagcacttcagcggtcacgggcattcggcctctgatattcgggtaagcgttctccaaggcggccttcgcgacacacgacagcgcagagtcgcggagcagaaactgatagccaggttccgcacacacaaggacggcctcaaccgggatattgggtttatgtcacactatttcacataaatatttctgcttttttcctcctgagtctttatcatgcgatcctagaatcagaatttatgtcacactatttgtaactcccacagttgcgtggacctgcagagtttcactggctgggttgtctggagacaatacacatctttttagcctgtcttgatgctctccccactcccattgttttgtttcttaaagactggattagttgtaagtattcgcattccaaccattattcatgtaaattgagtctgtgtcttataagttctgtttgtgaacagaattcccactcacctgaagaaggggctcagagcctcgaaagcttgtgtggcttttgctaccaaataaacctgttggactttaacctggtgttgttaaacttcttactgaactaaAGATGGAACAGTAGGAACTGGACAAAGCGGGCCTGATCACAGTTATCGCTGCCTGTGCCATGTCCAGTCCCATTGAGTCTACGGGTTCAATCTTGCCCTCTCTGCGCCGCCTCCTGGGTCGAATTTCCACTCCCatacgaggggaatttcacagtaacttcattgcagcgtgaatgtaagtctacttgtgactaataaattaaatttaacttttgtttccagctgggtcaaaatgccgtggggtcggcatggtggcacagtggttggcacagtggttggcactgctgcttcacagcgccagggacccgggttcaattcgcagctttgggtcactgtctgtggagtctgcacgttctccccgtgtctgcgtgggtttcctccgggtgctccggtttcctcccacagtccgaaagacgtgctggttagggtgcattggccgtgctaaattctccctcagtgtacccgaacaggtgccggagtgtggcgactacgggactttttgagttaatttgatttgatttattattgtcacatattaacatacagtgaaaagtattgttttttgcgcactagacagacaaagcataccgttcatagagaaagaaaggagagagtgcagaatgtagtgttacagccatagctagggtgtagagaaaggtcaaagtagtgcaaggtaggtccatgcaGAAGTcctacagcagcagggaagaagctgttcttgagtcggtcggtacctgacctcagacttttgtatctttttcccgacggaagaagatggaagacagGATGTCCGGGAagtgaggggtccttaattatgctggttgctttgctgaggcagcgggaagtgtagacagagtcaatggatgagaggctggtttgcgtgatggattgggctacattcacgaccttttgtagttccttgcggtcttgggcagagcaggagccataccaagctgtgatacaaccagaaagaatgctctctatggtgcacctgtaaaagttggtgagagttggagctgacatgctaaatttccttagtcttctgagaaagtagaagcattggtgggctttcttaactatagtgtcagcatggggggaccaggacaggttgttggtgatctggacacctaaaaacatgaagctctcgaccctttctatttcgtccccgttgatgtagacaggggcatgttctccactacgcttcctgaagtcaatgacaatctccttcgttttgttgacattgagggagagattattgttgccgcaccagttcaccagattctctatctcattcctgtactctgtctcatcattgtttgagatccgacccactacagtggtgtcatcagccaacttgaaaatcgagttggagggcaacttggccgcacagtcatgggtgtataaggagtatcgtaggcggctgagagcacagccttgtggggcaccggtgttgaggatgatcgtggaggaggtgttgttgtctatccttactaattgtggcctgtgagttaggaagttcaggatccagtcgcagagggaggagccgaggcccaggccacggagtttggagatgggtttcgtgggaataatcacactaacttcattgcaatgttgatgtaagcctccctttgacactaattaataaacttaactAATCCTGgagtttcctccctaacagcattgttgaGGTACCTAGAGCTTAGAATATTGAGAGGTGCCTTGATTGAAACGTGGTAAATTCTGAGCGGTATTcggagggtggatgtggagaggatatttcctctagaatctagaactaggggtcactgtttaagacagagatgaggaattctttctctcagagggttatgagtctttggaactctcttcctcaaagggcagtggaagcagagtctttgaatattttaaaggcagagctagatagattcttgattaacaagggtggcacagtggttagcacagctgcctcacagcgccaaggacccaggttcaattcttgggtgactgtctgtgtctgtgtggatttcctccaggtgctccagtttcctcccacagtccaaggacttGCAAGTTAGGTAgcttggccatcctaaattgtcccttaaggtaggttaggggaattagtggaataaatacgtggggttacggggatatggtggggggttgggcttgggtaaggtgctctgtcggagagtcggtgcacacttgatgggccaaatggcctccttctgcactgtaggaattctaggattctattctgtgaaaggggtgaaaggttatcaagggtaggtgggaatgtgtgattgaggtcacaatcaggtcagccatggttgtattaaagacagtaagaagtctcacaacaccaggttaaagtccaaatgttggactttaacctgatgttgtgagacttcttaatgtgcttaccccagtccaacgccggcatctctacatcatataTTGAAGACTACATCACACATgttgaagaggagcaggggagttctccggtGGTGTCCTCACCAAGATTTATCCCTCCGACGTCACGGACAGATGATCCAGCCTATCTCTGGTGTTTGTGGGATCTCACTGTGCACAAACTGACCTCTGCATTTTCTTCTATTGTACCACAGGAGTGCTGTACTGGCTGTAAAGCACACAGGGACCTACAGGGAGGCGATAGCCtaatagtattatcgctagactattaatccagaagctcagctaatgttctggggacccgggttcaaatcccaccacgacagatggtggaatttgaattcaataacaatatctggaatgaagaatctactgatgaccatgaaaccattgtcaattgttggaaaaacccatctggctcactaatgtcttttagggaaggaaatctgccatctttatctgatctggccaacatgtgactccagtgccacagcaatgtggttgactctcaactaccctcgggcaactagggatgggcaatagatgctggaatgagccagtgatgcccaagtcccacgaatgagtaaaagaaAAACAGGACCATGAAAGGAGCCGTACAATTGCAAGTCAGTCATTCCTTTAATAAAGATCAGGCTGCGAATCTATTTGAAACTTGCGAGAAGGGACTAAGAGCTTTTGGGACAGTCCCTGGTTTCCTATTGGATCAAGAGTGCGGCTGCCATGGCCACCTGGAGTGTGTACAATGAGGTGATAAGGGATCTGATTGTAAATCTGTCAGAGGCTGCCTTCTGTTTGGTTGTTGTCTACAGGGCCAGCGGTGCTGTTTAGTTTTAACTTGAGCTGAATGCACAGTTCATTTTTTGCAAAGCTCCCCTCTCATTCACCTCTTGGGTAGAAGCAAGGCCTCTCTCTCTATTATTCATTAACTGAGACCCACAGAGTGCCAGAGAGAATGATTCCCcgtcattgtgaaaatccaccCATGCACGGGCTTATTGATCAGAGGGCAGTTTAATACAACGCGTTAGTCAGAGTGTACACAGTTAAAGGGTAGAGCGGTTGCTAGGTCACAGTTGGTAAAGTTATCAGACTGTGTACACTTGCGGAGGCAGCACTGTGATAACATTACTGGGTTTAAAACACA
The DNA window shown above is from Mustelus asterias chromosome 15, sMusAst1.hap1.1, whole genome shotgun sequence and carries:
- the perp gene encoding p53 apoptosis effector related to PMP-22 encodes the protein MFKCGLAFPRCRWILPLLLLLAIIFDIIALAASSGWVNSRYHYASLWNQYRGRDPNWEEDSLMKFGWAKATAALLIIGCILLIICFILSFLALCKEQVGLLRVIGVILFVAVLFQVIALIIYPVKFTEILIQNGDYEYSWSYGFGWGATILMIGCGVFFCCLPKYEDELYGQAKPIYIYG